From one Erinaceus europaeus chromosome 4, mEriEur2.1, whole genome shotgun sequence genomic stretch:
- the TOMM22 gene encoding mitochondrial import receptor subunit TOM22 homolog, which yields MAAAAAAAGTGAPPSPDELVPKGDAEKTEEELEEEDDDELDETLSERLWGLTEMFPERVRSAAGATFDLSLFVAQKMYRFSRAALWIGTTSFMILVLPVVFETEKLQMEQQQQLQQRQILLGPNTGLSGGMPGALPSLPGKI from the exons AtggctgccgccgccgccgctgccggaACCGGGGCACCTCCGTCTCCGGACGAATTGGTTCCGAAAGGTGATGCCGAGAAGACTGAAGAGGAGCTGGAAGAAGAAGACGATGACGAG CTGGATGAGACACTGtcggaaagactctggggtctgaCGGAGATGTTCCCGGAGAGGGTCCGATCCGCGGCTGGAGCCACTTTCGATCTCTCCCTCTTTGTGGCTCAAAAAATGTACAG ATTTTCCAGGGCAGCCTTGTGGATTGGGACGACTTCTTTCATGATCCTGGTTCTTCCTGTTGTCTTTGAGACTGAGAAATTGCAAATGGAGCAGCAGCAACAGCTGCAGCAGCGCCAG ATACTCTTAGGACCTAACACAGGGCTGTCAGGAGGAATGCCAGGggctctgccttcacttcctggAAAGATCTAG